A genomic segment from Roseibium algicola encodes:
- the xylB gene encoding xylulokinase, with amino-acid sequence MYIGLDIGTSSVKAILLGEDQSLIASATAELTVQRPHPGWSEQDPDSWWRACETVLDALKAEAPKAMAAVRGIGLSGHMHGATLLDAAGKPLRPCILWNDGRSGKQCSELEAAEPKFLTLGGNRVMPGFTAPKLQWVRENEPEIFARTTMVLLPKDYVRFKLTGEYVGEMSDAAGTLWLDVARRDWSDALLAATGLTRENMPRLVEGSESSGTLKVDLCGRWGFDAAPVVAGGGGDNAASACGVGAVDPGSAFVSLGTSGVLFVTNDRYSPNVDSAVHAFCHAVPDTWHQMGVILSATDSLNWLAKVVKRNPGELTGLVGNVEGPSPVSFMPYLGGERTPHNDVDIRAGFFGISHGTDDAELCHAVLDGVAFALKDCLEALSVAGTGIERVLAVGGGSRSTVWLEIIASLLNVPVDVPVDGDFGGSLGAARLGQAAALGSTEGIFTKPALKASIDPVPALTQRYAEGYERWRKLYPALKQAGF; translated from the coding sequence ATGTATATCGGCCTCGATATCGGTACCAGTTCGGTCAAAGCCATTCTTCTTGGTGAGGACCAGTCCCTGATTGCATCGGCAACCGCGGAGTTGACGGTCCAGCGTCCCCATCCGGGCTGGTCGGAACAGGACCCGGACAGCTGGTGGCGGGCTTGCGAAACCGTTCTGGACGCGCTCAAGGCGGAAGCGCCGAAGGCCATGGCCGCGGTGCGTGGCATCGGCTTGTCCGGCCATATGCACGGCGCCACGCTTCTGGATGCCGCCGGTAAGCCGCTGCGCCCCTGCATCCTGTGGAACGACGGCAGGTCGGGCAAGCAGTGCTCGGAACTGGAAGCGGCCGAGCCGAAATTCCTGACGCTCGGCGGCAACCGGGTGATGCCGGGCTTCACCGCGCCGAAGCTGCAGTGGGTGCGCGAGAACGAGCCGGAAATCTTCGCCAGAACCACCATGGTTCTGCTGCCCAAGGACTATGTCCGTTTCAAGCTGACGGGCGAGTACGTCGGCGAAATGTCGGATGCCGCCGGAACGCTCTGGCTGGATGTCGCCAGACGCGACTGGAGCGACGCGCTTCTGGCCGCAACGGGCCTCACCCGTGAGAACATGCCGCGCCTTGTCGAAGGGTCCGAAAGCTCGGGCACACTCAAGGTGGATCTTTGTGGCCGCTGGGGTTTCGACGCCGCTCCGGTGGTGGCCGGCGGCGGTGGCGACAATGCAGCTTCGGCCTGCGGTGTCGGTGCGGTCGATCCTGGTTCGGCCTTTGTCTCGCTTGGGACCTCCGGCGTGCTGTTCGTGACCAACGACCGCTACTCGCCCAACGTCGACAGCGCGGTTCACGCCTTCTGCCATGCCGTGCCGGACACCTGGCACCAGATGGGGGTGATCCTTTCGGCAACCGACAGCCTCAACTGGTTGGCGAAGGTGGTGAAGCGCAATCCGGGTGAACTCACCGGTCTGGTTGGCAATGTGGAAGGGCCTTCGCCCGTTTCCTTCATGCCTTATCTCGGCGGCGAACGGACGCCGCACAACGACGTCGACATCCGCGCCGGCTTCTTCGGCATTTCCCACGGAACCGACGATGCCGAACTCTGCCACGCGGTACTCGACGGTGTCGCCTTTGCGCTGAAGGACTGCCTGGAAGCGCTCAGCGTTGCCGGCACCGGGATCGAACGCGTTCTGGCGGTCGGCGGCGGGTCTCGCTCAACGGTCTGGCTGGAGATCATCGCCAGCCTGCTCAATGTTCCGGTCGACGTTCCGGTGGATGGCGACTTCGGCGGCTCGCTTGGCGCGGCCAGGCTCGGCCAGGCCGCCGCGCTCGGTAGCACCGAGGGCATTTTCACCAAGCCGGCCCTCAAGGCCAGCATCGATCCGGTGCCGGCCCTCACACAAAGATATGCCGAAGGCTACGAGCGCTGGCGCAAGCTTTATCCGGCGCTCAAACAAGCCGGCTTTTAG
- a CDS encoding ATP-binding cassette domain-containing protein — MKDMCISFGGVQAVDHVSVDLYPGEVVGLLGHNGAGKSTLIKILSGAYKADSGEIRINGKEVHIHSPRDARAQNIETIYQTLALADNLDAASNLFLGRELTSPLGFVDDDAMEAETRKIMGRLNPNFKKFHAPVKALSGGQRQSVAIARAVYFNAKILIMDEPTAALGVHETQMVAELIQELKKQGLGIFLISHDIHDVFQLCDRIAVMKNGQLVGTARTTDVTDDDVLGMIILGKCPEGAIPGPGALVDDTVVG, encoded by the coding sequence ATGAAAGACATGTGCATCTCCTTCGGCGGGGTGCAGGCCGTGGATCATGTCTCTGTCGATCTTTATCCGGGTGAAGTCGTGGGTCTGCTTGGCCACAACGGTGCCGGCAAGTCGACCCTGATCAAGATCCTTTCCGGTGCCTACAAGGCCGACAGCGGCGAAATCCGCATCAACGGCAAGGAAGTGCACATTCACTCGCCGCGCGACGCGCGGGCGCAGAACATCGAGACCATCTACCAGACGCTTGCTCTGGCGGATAATCTCGATGCCGCGTCCAACCTGTTCCTCGGCCGTGAACTGACCTCGCCGCTCGGCTTTGTCGATGACGATGCCATGGAAGCGGAAACCCGCAAGATCATGGGCCGGCTCAACCCGAACTTCAAAAAGTTCCATGCGCCGGTGAAAGCCCTGTCGGGCGGTCAGCGCCAGTCGGTGGCCATTGCCCGCGCGGTCTATTTCAACGCCAAGATCCTGATCATGGACGAACCGACCGCCGCGCTTGGCGTGCATGAAACGCAGATGGTGGCTGAACTCATCCAGGAACTGAAGAAACAGGGCCTCGGCATCTTCCTGATCAGCCACGACATCCACGACGTCTTCCAGCTTTGCGACCGTATCGCGGTCATGAAGAACGGTCAGCTAGTCGGCACCGCCCGCACGACCGACGTCACTGATGACGACGTGCTCGGCATGATCATTCTGGGTAAATGCCCGGAAGGGGCGATCCCGGGCCCAGGTGCTCTTGTGGACGATACAGTGGTCGGATAA
- a CDS encoding sugar ABC transporter permease: MSDTALSGPKSPTARNLFAALQLDTRLLGMIGAFIVLCLVFNVITDGRFLTPRNIFNLTIQTVSVAIMATGMVFVIVTRHIDLSVGSVLATVAAVMAVVQTDVLPPLLGLGNPAIWILAILAGVVVGVLIGAFQGWMVGYLGIPAFIVTLGGLLVWRNVAWFITSGQTIGPLDETFTMIGGIGGTMGETGSWIFGVLAVAVALWMQVSSRRRKAAHGFPVKPGWAEVTMGVITTGAILGFVWVLNAYDIPTARLERIFEARGETMPEGLVMGYGIPYSVLLLIVVTVVMTIVARRTRLGRYIFATGGNPDAAELSGINTRFLTVKVFAIMGGLSALAAAVAAARLGFSTNDIGTLDELRVIAAAVIGGTALAGGVGTIYGAILGALIMQSLQSGMAMVGVDAPLQNIVVGTVLVIAVLVDIIYRKRTGD; the protein is encoded by the coding sequence ATGTCTGACACCGCACTGTCAGGGCCCAAAAGCCCGACAGCACGAAACTTGTTTGCCGCATTGCAGCTGGACACACGGCTTCTCGGCATGATCGGGGCGTTCATCGTCCTGTGCCTGGTGTTCAATGTGATTACGGATGGCCGGTTCCTGACGCCGCGCAACATCTTCAACCTGACGATCCAGACCGTGTCCGTTGCCATCATGGCCACCGGTATGGTGTTCGTTATCGTCACCCGCCACATCGATCTGTCCGTCGGCTCCGTTCTGGCGACCGTTGCGGCGGTCATGGCGGTTGTCCAGACCGATGTCCTGCCGCCGCTGCTCGGCCTCGGTAATCCGGCTATCTGGATCCTGGCCATTCTGGCCGGTGTGGTTGTTGGTGTGCTGATTGGTGCTTTCCAGGGCTGGATGGTCGGTTATCTCGGCATTCCGGCCTTCATCGTGACGCTTGGTGGCCTCCTGGTCTGGCGCAACGTTGCCTGGTTCATCACCTCCGGTCAGACCATCGGCCCGCTCGATGAAACCTTCACCATGATCGGCGGTATCGGCGGCACCATGGGCGAAACGGGATCGTGGATCTTCGGCGTTCTGGCCGTCGCCGTTGCGCTGTGGATGCAGGTCTCCTCGCGCCGCCGGAAGGCTGCGCATGGGTTCCCGGTCAAACCCGGCTGGGCGGAAGTCACCATGGGTGTCATCACGACCGGGGCAATTCTCGGGTTCGTCTGGGTGTTGAATGCCTATGACATTCCCACCGCCCGTCTTGAGCGGATCTTCGAGGCCCGGGGCGAAACCATGCCGGAAGGCCTGGTCATGGGCTACGGCATTCCCTACTCGGTGCTGCTTCTGATCGTGGTTACCGTCGTCATGACCATCGTCGCGCGCCGCACCCGTCTCGGACGCTACATCTTCGCAACCGGCGGAAATCCGGATGCCGCGGAGCTTTCCGGCATCAACACCAGGTTCCTGACCGTCAAGGTGTTTGCCATCATGGGCGGCCTCAGCGCGCTCGCAGCCGCTGTCGCGGCCGCACGCCTCGGCTTTTCGACCAACGACATCGGCACGCTGGACGAACTCAGGGTCATCGCCGCGGCAGTGATCGGCGGCACCGCGCTTGCCGGCGGTGTCGGCACGATCTACGGCGCCATCCTGGGCGCGCTGATCATGCAGTCATTGCAGTCGGGCATGGCCATGGTCGGCGTCGACGCCCCGCTGCAGAATATCGTCGTGGGCACCGTGCTCGTCATCGCCGTCCTCGTCGACATCATCTATCGCAAGCGCACGGGAGACTGA